The genomic stretch TTCAAAACATCATCGTGGCAGTTACAAAATTGAAACTAATTCAAAACAAACTAAAACAAATTCAACTAATTTGCTTAACAGAATAAGCTTCACATCAACTTATCTTATTATCTTGCAAAACTTGGTTAGCttattgattttcttcttcttctgttatATTTTACAAGTGGAAATTTATATGTATATAATCTAATAAGTTTGATTGAGTGAAAGCATGTTAAATCCGTAAATAGAACGAACATTGATAATTTGTATAAAGGAAGTAGTAAGGAGAAATAAAGTAGGTAATTCCTAGTTCAATTGATAAATACTGATATTATTAGGCTGGTCACTATTATTCGGGTTAGAATCTGAGATCTCAGAGTTGTATGCATGAATTCTTAGTaattattttcatttcatttatATCATAGAAAAAGGAGGAGTGAAATTAATTAAATCTGTCCTGCAGTTTATGGGATATTTGAAAGAGTAGCTTACTATGGAATATCATCAAATTTGATCCTATATCTTACAAAGAAGCTTCACCAGGGAACTGTTACCTCTTCCAACAGTGTCAACAATTGGGTTGGAACTGTTTTCATCACTCCCATATTAGGTGCTTATGTTGCCGATGTTCACCTTGGACGCTATTGGACTTTTGTCATTTCATCTCTAATATATTTATCGGTACGCATTTCACCTTACTCTTTTATTCTTTATTAGAGTGCTCGCAGACTGATTTGATTCGGTTTCAACAGAACCTAATGTCCAAATCGATAAAAAACTACAatgaatttttatgattttataggGTATGTGTCTACTTACACTATCAGTTACCCTTACATGTCTAAAGCCACCAAAGTGTCATGAAATGGACGTAACAAAATGTGAAGAAGCTTCCACATTACAGCTAGTTGTGTTCTATGTTGCACTCTATGTAATAGCAGTGGGAACAGGTGGAACTAAACCCAACATTTCCACCATTGGTGCTGACCAGTTTGATGATTTTTACCCTAAAGAGAAGGGACTTAAGCTCTCATTTTTCAACTGGTGGATGTCATGCATTGTCATGGGGTCATTATTTGCATTCACAGTTATAGTTTATATACAAGATAATGTGAGTTGGTCTCTTGGTTATGCTCTTCAAACTATTGGGTTTGCAATATCAATCATCACATTCTTGGCCGGCACGCCTTTCTATAGACATAAATTAATTTCAGGGAGTCCTATTATTAGTATTGCTAAAGTCATTGTGGCAGCTATAAGGAAATGGAGTGTAGTTGTTCCTCAAGATCCTAAAGAATTATATGAGCTTAGTTTGGAAGAGTATACCAAGAAAGGGAAATTCAAGATCGATCCGACTACAACATTCAGGTATAAGTTCTAGCCTACTTTCTCATACATTTGATGTATAGTTTTACTATGAAATGTTGATTGTTGTATTTTTAAAAGGAAAGTGATTCATGTACACCCCTTTTTCGTACACTCGTGCGACAATTTAGGGTTTAGGGTCGGGTTAGCTATGCGAAAAAATGTGGCTAATTCAATTGAGTTGATGGTTATTTCAATTCACAATCAAAATTGCGGTTAATTCAACTATATGAATAAACCACATTTTACAACGTGAATTGAACTAATCATCTGCTCAATtgaattaatcatatttttacaCATGATTAACCTGATGTTTTTTTATCGGCGCTGATTTACAAATACATGTGTAGGTTCCTTAATAAGGCTTGTGTGGACACTGGTTCAAGTACTAGTAATGAGTGGAAGATATGCCCAATAACACAAGTAGAGGAAACCAAACAAATCCTCACCTTAATCCCCATTTGGGTTGCAACAtttattccaagtgcaatgattgCACAAATGAATACACTTTTTGTTAAGCAAGGAACTACACTTGACAGAGCCATAGGAAACTTCAATATTCCTCCATCAAGTTTAAACGCAATCACAATTTTGACGATGATTATCACGTATATACTCTACGAACGTTTCTTCGTCCGGATTATGCAGAAGTTGACTAAGAATCCAAGAGGCATTACTCTCCTTCAAAGAATGAGCATAGGATTCATAATCCATGTAGTGATAATGATAGTTGCATATACGGCCGAAAGACACAGACTTTGTGTGGCCAGAGAATATGGAGTAATCGAAAATGGAGGACAGGTTCCATTAAGCATATTTGTTTTGGCTCCTCAATTTGTACTAATGGGAATAGCTGAAGCACTCTTAGAAGGTGCAAAAATCGAGTATTTCTATGACCAAGCACCAGAAAGCATGAAGAGCCTTGGAGCTTCATATTCCTTAACTACCACTGGCATTGGTAGTTTCCTCAGTGTTTCTCTACTCTCAACAGTTTCACACATCACCAAGAAACATACTCAACAAGGGTGGATTTTGAACAACCTTAATGCTTCTCATCTTGATTATTACTATGCATTTTTGGCAATACTAAATATCttgaacttcattttcttcacgtTTGTTTCAAAATCTTATGTCTATAGAGCTGAAGtttcggattctctagaagtgcTTGAAACAAGGCTAAAAGAGAGGACAACAACAGGTTTTAGTGTCAGAACTGATGTTAAACAGTTAGATGGTTTGGGTGATTGGAATCCTCATTAGAAAATACTTTAATTTATAGGGTGTTTTGAATGTAACATGCATAAGAATATATTTGTAAAATGTAATATAGCTTGACAATtatgtatgatttttttttcaactATTTGCTAAATCATTCAAATTAATCATTATATATCAAAGTTCAGCCTCCTCATACAACAGTAACCTCCAACTTAGGAAGTTAATCACGGCCAATTGTGTCGCGATCGCGGCCGTACCATGGGGAGTGGCAGCTGGCCAAATGCGTACAACACTGTCGCGGCTGCCAAAGATGGATTTCATGAGAACAACAAGACAGATGTAGCTGCTGTCGCAGAGTTTCGTGCCCGCTACAATGAAaatggttttaaaaataaaacaaaaacatggaCAGGGAAGCCTGAAGAGGGATGGTGAAGAAAAGTTGAAAGATCACAGTACTAACCGGCACAGTGGCGTGTTTGAATTACAATGATAGCTGCTAGGTTGAACAAAAGGGAGTAACTCAAACATTGTAATTTTGATTTATGATTTCTTGCATAATAAGTAATTATATGCATAGTATAAGTGATATAGCCCTTTAGCAAATAGGAATGTGTTAACAACCCATTGTACCAATCAAGCAATACCTTACCCTCTGTCACCACCATGTTTGTCACCATAGTTGAATTCTCAGCTTGTCTCTGAATCTCATTCCTCACtacaattatttttgaaaaactcaCTAAAGATAATTTTCATCTATGGCGACAACAAATAGAACAATATATCAATATTTCACTGAATTTGTTGTTTGTCTAAAAAATTCCAATGAAATACTTAGATGTGGATCGTAACAGTAAAATTGAGTGAATGATGTTTAGAATGAATGAAGCAAATGATTCATTCAATTGAGAGAGAAAACTCAACTAGCTTTTATAGATTTATATAGATGCTAGCTGCAGTTACAAGTCGGTTAAGATAACAAGCTAACAAACATTCTAACTAACCAAAACTAAAAACCGGGTAACTTATTCAGTAAGTCAAGCTACATTTTCATCTTCTACTCTTGTTAACCCTCCCCATCCCACCACACACACAAGCTGGAGGGTGGGAGATATCCACAAGGCCAAGCTTGACTACTAATGCATGAAATGGTCGAGGGTTGGAGGCTTTGGTGAATATATACTCATTTTCGTTTCTGCAAAATATCCGACCATTCACGGCACTGCACGAGCGCACCACTGCTCCCGACGACTTTTTCGCCGCTGTAATCAGCAGAAATCATTGTAATCAGCGGAGGGAATTGTAATGTCTTTAGTGTTGTCCGGTTGATCGATGGCAGCGACCCGtggttgtcgttgttgttctcTTGCCTTTGTACGGCAATCAGCTTCAATGTGACAGTAATGTTTACAATAGTTACAACGAATACCATGATGTTGTCCACCCTTTCCTCGGGTTAGTCCACCACGACCATGATAATGGGAAGTAAGAGCAGATGATTCAGTGGAAGCTGGAGTGGAGCGCGGTCCAAAAGCGTGAGGTGTAGCCAAATGCAATAGTTGTTCACTAACTGCTTCATAGTTAGGAACATTGGATCATGATAAAATCTGGTTTGGGACGGAATCAAGCTTAATGGTAGTCCAACAAGTGTCACGATCATGAAATACTTACTTTGTTGTTCAGCATAAGTTGTTGGATCTTTGGTAAATGGCATTAGGATTGTGAAATTTGCCTTTAACGCATAAAGCTTACTCAGATAGACTTACATATCCATTTTCTCCAATTCAAAGCAGCCCATCAACCATCATCATCTGTCGTTGTTGCTCAGTTGGGTAATCCTATAGCCTCTGTATCTACATCTTCTCTTAGTCCTC from Vicia villosa cultivar HV-30 ecotype Madison, WI linkage group LG4, Vvil1.0, whole genome shotgun sequence encodes the following:
- the LOC131595808 gene encoding protein NRT1/ PTR FAMILY 5.2-like, which gives rise to MPMEENKIVNEYTQDGSMDLKGKPVLRSKTGGWKACSFLVVYGIFERVAYYGISSNLILYLTKKLHQGTVTSSNSVNNWVGTVFITPILGAYVADVHLGRYWTFVISSLIYLSGMCLLTLSVTLTCLKPPKCHEMDVTKCEEASTLQLVVFYVALYVIAVGTGGTKPNISTIGADQFDDFYPKEKGLKLSFFNWWMSCIVMGSLFAFTVIVYIQDNVSWSLGYALQTIGFAISIITFLAGTPFYRHKLISGSPIISIAKVIVAAIRKWSVVVPQDPKELYELSLEEYTKKGKFKIDPTTTFRFLNKACVDTGSSTSNEWKICPITQVEETKQILTLIPIWVATFIPSAMIAQMNTLFVKQGTTLDRAIGNFNIPPSSLNAITILTMIITYILYERFFVRIMQKLTKNPRGITLLQRMSIGFIIHVVIMIVAYTAERHRLCVAREYGVIENGGQVPLSIFVLAPQFVLMGIAEALLEGAKIEYFYDQAPESMKSLGASYSLTTTGIGSFLSVSLLSTVSHITKKHTQQGWILNNLNASHLDYYYAFLAILNILNFIFFTFVSKSYVYRAEVSDSLEVLETRLKERTTTGFSVRTDVKQLDGLGDWNPH